One stretch of Elstera cyanobacteriorum DNA includes these proteins:
- a CDS encoding helix-turn-helix transcriptional regulator, translating to MAPTLRRAAAPVDYAAGNWRAAESGYAGVMTALSLPPRSLGDHLRLWRQRRRLTQLDLALEVEMSQRHLSFIESGRARPSQRAVLRLAEGLDLPLRARNALLLAAGYAPVFGERALDDPALRPAREALERLLTAHEPYPALAIDQRWTLVSANRALLPFLAGVADQRLLEPPVNVLRLSLHPQGLAPMILNLGEWRAHLLERLRRQSLATADPTLEALVTELASFPAPPQTAPLEDFGGVFIPLHLRTPVGEVTLFSTTTVFGTPTDITLAELMLEAFYPADETSANRLRQLAATPAAAAP from the coding sequence ATGGCCCCGACCCTGCGCCGTGCCGCCGCGCCTGTCGATTACGCGGCAGGTAATTGGCGGGCGGCGGAAAGCGGGTATGCTGGGGTCATGACTGCGCTTTCCCTGCCGCCCCGCAGTTTGGGCGATCACCTGCGGCTCTGGCGCCAGCGCCGCCGCCTGACCCAGCTTGATCTGGCGCTGGAAGTTGAGATGTCGCAACGGCATTTAAGCTTCATCGAAAGCGGCCGCGCCCGCCCCAGTCAGCGCGCAGTCCTGCGCTTGGCCGAAGGGCTGGACCTGCCCCTGCGCGCCCGCAATGCCTTGCTGTTGGCCGCCGGGTACGCCCCCGTCTTCGGCGAACGCGCGCTGGACGATCCGGCCCTACGCCCGGCGCGGGAAGCGCTGGAGCGGCTGCTGACCGCCCATGAACCCTATCCGGCCCTAGCGATCGACCAGCGCTGGACCCTGGTGTCGGCGAACCGCGCGCTTTTACCGTTTCTGGCCGGGGTTGCAGATCAGCGTTTGCTGGAGCCGCCGGTCAATGTGCTGCGGCTCAGCCTGCATCCGCAGGGTTTGGCCCCAATGATCCTGAACCTTGGGGAGTGGCGGGCGCATCTGTTGGAGCGCTTGCGCCGCCAGAGCCTCGCGACCGCCGACCCAACGCTTGAGGCCTTGGTCACCGAGCTTGCGAGCTTTCCCGCCCCGCCCCAGACGGCACCGCTGGAGGATTTCGGTGGGGTCTTCATCCCGCTTCACCTGCGCACGCCGGTCGGGGAGGTGACGCTGTTTTCAACCACGACCGTCTTCGGTACACCGACCGACATTACCCTGGCCGAACTGATGCTGGAAGCCTTCTATCCCGCCGATGAGACCAGCGCCAACCGACTGCGCCAGCTTGCTGCTACCCCCGCCGCCGCAGCGCCTTGA
- the murJ gene encoding murein biosynthesis integral membrane protein MurJ: MSSSFARAIATVGGYTMISRVLGFVRDMLQAAVLGAGPESDAFLVAFKLPNFFRRLFGEGAFNAAFVPVFAGILATDGQRRAVIFAEQAMAVLLAALILFLGLAEVGMRYLTMAMAPGFIGDPERFELTVYLSRITFPYLLLVSLASLQSGVLNSLDRYAAAAATPILLNLCMIAAMLGLVPILGARGLDGVAEALAWGVVASGVAQFLWLAYACRAAGAPLRLPLPRLTPDVKKLLKLLLPGVLGAGIIHVNVMIDMMIASLLPAGAVTHLYYADRIAQLPLGVVGAAIATALLPLLSRQIRQGEAEAAHGSQNRALEYGLMFTLPATAALIALADPIMLVLFARGAFSLADAAETARVLQSFALGLPAYVLVKGLTPGFFAREDTRTPVRFAAICLVGNLVFNLGLMPWLGAAGVALATSLSSWLNVGLLASTLHRRGLLSFDARLRRRAPRLLLASLVMAGAIFALLPWLSPILQPGHLWRYPVFAGLCVGGALLFFAVGHALGGVNLRDIKALRRRG; this comes from the coding sequence ATGTCCTCTTCCTTCGCGCGCGCCATTGCCACGGTTGGCGGCTACACGATGATCAGCCGGGTGCTGGGCTTTGTCCGGGATATGCTGCAGGCGGCGGTGCTTGGGGCGGGGCCGGAGTCCGATGCCTTTTTGGTGGCGTTCAAACTGCCGAACTTCTTTCGGCGGCTGTTCGGCGAAGGGGCCTTCAACGCCGCCTTTGTGCCGGTGTTTGCCGGGATTTTGGCGACCGATGGGCAGCGGCGGGCGGTGATCTTTGCCGAACAGGCGATGGCCGTACTGCTGGCGGCGCTCATCCTCTTTTTGGGGTTGGCCGAGGTCGGCATGCGCTATCTCACAATGGCGATGGCCCCCGGCTTCATCGGCGATCCCGAGCGGTTCGAGCTGACGGTTTATCTGTCGCGCATCACCTTCCCCTATTTGCTGCTGGTCTCCCTCGCCTCCTTACAGTCGGGGGTTCTCAACAGTCTCGATCGCTATGCGGCAGCGGCGGCAACGCCGATCTTGCTGAACCTCTGCATGATTGCGGCGATGCTGGGGCTGGTGCCGATCTTGGGCGCGCGCGGTCTCGATGGCGTGGCCGAGGCCTTGGCCTGGGGGGTGGTGGCGTCCGGCGTCGCGCAGTTCCTTTGGCTGGCCTATGCCTGCCGGGCGGCGGGGGCGCCGCTGCGCTTGCCGTTACCGCGCCTAACGCCGGACGTGAAGAAACTGCTGAAACTGCTGCTGCCGGGGGTGCTGGGGGCGGGGATCATTCACGTCAATGTGATGATCGATATGATGATTGCCTCGCTGTTGCCCGCTGGGGCGGTGACGCATCTCTATTATGCCGACCGCATTGCGCAACTGCCGCTCGGCGTCGTCGGGGCGGCGATTGCCACGGCACTGCTGCCGCTGCTCTCCCGCCAGATCCGCCAGGGCGAGGCGGAGGCGGCGCACGGCAGCCAAAACCGGGCGCTCGAATATGGGTTGATGTTCACCCTGCCTGCCACGGCGGCGCTGATCGCCTTGGCCGACCCGATCATGCTGGTGCTGTTCGCGCGCGGGGCGTTTTCGCTGGCGGACGCGGCGGAAACGGCGCGGGTGCTGCAATCCTTCGCCCTCGGCCTGCCCGCCTATGTGCTGGTGAAAGGCCTAACGCCCGGCTTCTTCGCCCGGGAAGATACGCGCACCCCCGTGCGTTTTGCGGCGATCTGCCTGGTGGGGAATCTGGTCTTCAACCTCGGGCTGATGCCCTGGCTGGGGGCGGCAGGGGTGGCGCTGGCGACCAGTCTTTCATCGTGGCTCAACGTCGGGCTGTTGGCGAGCACGCTGCACCGGCGCGGGCTTCTAAGCTTTGATGCCCGCCTGCGCCGCCGCGCGCCGCGCCTGCTGCTTGCCTCCCTCGTCATGGCCGGGGCGATCTTCGCGCTGCTGCCCTGGCTATCGCCGATCCTGCAGCCGGGCCACCTCTGGCGCTATCCAGTCTTCGCGGGTCTCTGCGTTGGCGGGGCCTTGCTGTTCTTCGCGGTTGGCCATGCCCTCGGCGGGGTTAATCTGCGCGACATCAAGGCGCTGCGGCGGCGGGGGTAG
- a CDS encoding HesA/MoeB/ThiF family protein — MTPEAVQRYSRHLLLKEIGGPGQATLGRATVAVIGAGGIGSPALLYLAAAGVGRLMLIDDDRVDLSNLNRQIAHSTARVGALKVESAAEALRALNPDVTLILRAERATEASIDRLLAGADAVIDGSDSFDTRRLVADACARLRRPLISAAVVQLSGQLTVFKPYLGPEHPGFGALYPAPPAAGALPSCAETGILGPAAGVMGTLAAVEAIKELLGLGESLSGWLLLYEALWSSLDRVRIG; from the coding sequence ATGACGCCGGAGGCGGTGCAGCGCTATTCCCGCCATCTGCTGCTGAAGGAAATCGGCGGGCCGGGGCAGGCGACGCTGGGGCGCGCAACGGTCGCCGTGATTGGCGCGGGCGGCATCGGCAGCCCGGCGCTACTGTATCTGGCCGCCGCCGGGGTGGGGCGGCTGATGCTGATCGACGATGACCGGGTCGATCTCTCGAACCTCAACCGCCAGATCGCCCATAGCACAGCGCGGGTGGGCGCGCTGAAGGTGGAGAGCGCGGCGGAGGCGCTGCGCGCGCTTAATCCCGACGTTACGCTGATCCTGCGCGCGGAGCGCGCGACCGAGGCCAGCATCGACCGGCTGCTCGCTGGGGCCGACGCGGTGATCGACGGCAGCGATAGTTTCGACACGCGCCGCCTTGTGGCCGACGCCTGCGCCCGCCTGCGCCGACCGCTGATTTCGGCGGCGGTCGTGCAACTCTCCGGGCAATTGACCGTGTTCAAACCCTATTTGGGGCCGGAGCATCCGGGCTTCGGGGCGCTCTACCCAGCGCCGCCCGCTGCGGGCGCCTTGCCCTCCTGCGCCGAAACCGGCATCCTCGGCCCAGCCGCAGGCGTGATGGGCACGCTGGCGGCGGTCGAAGCGATCAAAGAACTCCTCGGCCTCGGTGAGTCGCTGTCGGGCTGGCTGCTGCTGTATGAAGCGCTGTGGAGTTCGTTGGACCGGGTGCGGATTGGTTAG
- a CDS encoding cupin domain-containing protein, with amino-acid sequence MSLPFLLDYRARGEESAPANPLRGSPITRVANQYVGANGHFFCGIWESTPGAWEVNYTEEEMCVLLAGKVRLIHRNGETREFKAGDAFIIPAGFVGVWETVETVRKLYAVAEA; translated from the coding sequence ATGAGTTTGCCTTTTCTGCTGGATTACCGCGCCCGCGGCGAGGAAAGCGCACCGGCCAATCCGTTGCGCGGTAGCCCGATTACGCGGGTGGCCAATCAATATGTCGGCGCCAACGGGCATTTCTTCTGCGGCATTTGGGAATCGACCCCCGGCGCCTGGGAAGTGAATTACACCGAAGAAGAAATGTGCGTGCTGCTAGCGGGTAAGGTCCGCCTGATCCACCGCAATGGCGAGACGCGGGAGTTTAAGGCGGGTGACGCTTTCATCATCCCTGCCGGGTTCGTCGGCGTTTGGGAAACGGTGGAAACCGTGCGCAAACTCTATGCGGTGGCCGAGGCCTAG
- a CDS encoding Lrp/AsnC family transcriptional regulator: protein MTQRTSLDDTDRRLLGLLDQNAREPTASLARKIGLSRSATQERIARLERDGVIAGYTLRWGTGEAPEGLLAHVFLSLDARAGTSLPQALRTRAEVKRCHTVSGEFDMMLLVAVAGPKALDRLLDDIGRSPGVRRTQSAVVLDMKFERG from the coding sequence ATGACGCAGCGCACCAGTCTTGATGATACTGACCGGCGGTTGCTGGGCTTGCTCGATCAGAACGCCCGCGAACCCACGGCCTCGCTGGCGCGCAAGATCGGCCTGTCGCGGTCGGCGACGCAGGAACGCATCGCCCGGCTGGAACGGGATGGGGTGATCGCAGGCTATACGCTGCGCTGGGGCACGGGGGAGGCGCCGGAAGGGTTGCTGGCCCATGTGTTCCTATCGCTCGACGCGCGGGCGGGGACGAGTTTGCCCCAAGCCTTGCGGACGCGGGCGGAGGTAAAACGCTGCCACACGGTGAGCGGCGAGTTCGATATGATGCTGTTGGTTGCCGTGGCGGGGCCGAAGGCGCTGGATCGGTTGCTGGACGATATCGGCCGGTCGCCGGGGGTGCGCCGCACCCAATCCGCCGTGGTGCTGGATATGAAATTCGAACGGGGCTAG
- a CDS encoding DUF4166 domain-containing protein, which yields MVGPTLFRRMLGQAMDQLPAAVRAVHDTQGRIEVTGTAEVDAKPGLLPWLICAALGLPAAGSGVPVRIVFEMGPEGDYWERHIGTRRYASHFVAGPRAGVVIERMGAFASHFVLTATADRLYLTLDRCAFLGLPLPSWLAPRCSAEEAEIDGALLFDVPIDLPLLGRIIRYRGIVRP from the coding sequence ATGGTAGGTCCGACCCTGTTTCGCCGGATGCTGGGCCAGGCAATGGACCAGTTGCCCGCCGCCGTCCGCGCGGTGCACGATACTCAAGGTCGCATCGAAGTGACCGGCACGGCTGAGGTGGACGCCAAGCCGGGCCTGCTGCCCTGGCTAATCTGCGCTGCCCTTGGTCTGCCCGCCGCCGGGTCGGGTGTGCCCGTAAGGATCGTTTTCGAGATGGGGCCGGAGGGCGACTATTGGGAGCGGCACATCGGAACGCGCCGGTACGCCAGTCATTTTGTGGCAGGGCCGCGCGCGGGTGTCGTCATCGAGCGGATGGGGGCTTTCGCTAGCCATTTCGTCCTGACCGCGACCGCCGATCGGCTCTATCTGACGCTGGACCGCTGCGCTTTCCTAGGCCTGCCCCTGCCTTCCTGGTTGGCACCGCGGTGTTCGGCGGAAGAGGCGGAGATCGACGGCGCCCTTCTGTTTGATGTACCGATTGATCTGCCGCTTCTGGGCCGGATAATCCGCTATCGGGGTATAGTGCGCCCGTAA
- a CDS encoding thiol-disulfide oxidoreductase DCC family protein: MSPPPTDLTPFLAGPTYLFDGVCVLCSGAVRFVLKVESAPKMRFAAVQSDSGQALLAQIGLPGMTDSFVFIENGQVFLRSEAAFRLAAYLRTPWRWGRFLRILPRRLTDWLYDRIAANRYAWFGRTETCLIPAPEQRHRFAP, translated from the coding sequence ATGTCGCCACCCCCTACCGATCTGACCCCGTTTCTCGCGGGGCCGACCTACCTCTTCGACGGCGTCTGCGTGCTGTGCAGCGGTGCTGTGCGCTTCGTACTAAAGGTGGAATCGGCACCCAAGATGCGATTTGCAGCAGTGCAGTCGGACAGCGGGCAGGCGCTGCTGGCGCAGATCGGCCTGCCGGGCATGACCGATAGCTTCGTTTTTATTGAGAACGGCCAAGTTTTCCTGCGCTCGGAAGCCGCCTTCCGGCTGGCGGCCTACCTGCGCACGCCGTGGCGATGGGGACGGTTCCTAAGGATTTTACCGCGCAGGTTAACCGATTGGCTTTACGACCGTATCGCCGCCAACCGGTATGCTTGGTTTGGCCGGACGGAAACCTGCTTAATCCCCGCGCCAGAACAGCGGCACCGCTTCGCGCCATAA
- a CDS encoding Nramp family divalent metal transporter produces MTGLALPNSPNPLAALKRLAAFIGPGYLVAVGYMDPGNWATSLAAGSQYGYALLSVVLIASLLAMLLQALAIRVGIATGKDLAQLSAERFSPLTGKLLWVAAELAIVATDLAELIGTAIALHLLFGLPLLYGILLTGLDAVLILLLHRRGMKPLEAFVIGTTGLIVGAFLFQVIVLKPDAGAVAAGLVPRADWLADGTALYLAAGILGATIMPHNLYLHTALVQARPAAPAEKPRAIRYATIDSTLALTVALFVNGAILVVAGTAFTGAAGALDFQMAYKLLEPVVGVGLAAVAFAGALLASGLNATVTATLAGQIVMEGFLALKLSPALRRLITRSLALVPAALVAAVYGESAAEGLLVASQVILSLQLPFAVVPLLLIAGDRQRMGALVAPRWQQIGGWGATALVIGLNSVMLMNLV; encoded by the coding sequence ATGACGGGTCTTGCTCTTCCCAATTCCCCCAACCCCTTAGCGGCGTTGAAGCGCCTCGCCGCCTTCATCGGCCCCGGCTATTTGGTTGCGGTCGGCTATATGGACCCCGGCAATTGGGCGACCTCGTTGGCGGCGGGGTCGCAGTATGGCTATGCCCTGCTGTCGGTGGTGCTGATCGCCTCGCTGCTGGCGATGCTGTTGCAGGCGCTGGCCATTCGCGTTGGCATTGCGACGGGCAAGGATTTGGCGCAACTCAGCGCCGAGCGCTTCTCCCCCCTGACCGGCAAGCTGCTGTGGGTGGCGGCGGAATTGGCGATTGTCGCCACCGATCTGGCGGAATTGATCGGCACGGCGATTGCGCTGCACCTGCTGTTCGGCCTGCCGCTGCTCTATGGTATTCTGCTGACGGGCTTGGACGCCGTGCTGATCCTGCTGCTGCATCGGCGCGGGATGAAGCCGCTAGAGGCCTTTGTGATCGGCACGACCGGGCTGATCGTCGGCGCGTTTCTGTTTCAAGTGATCGTGCTGAAGCCCGACGCTGGGGCGGTGGCGGCGGGGCTGGTGCCGCGCGCCGACTGGCTTGCCGATGGCACGGCGCTCTATCTCGCGGCGGGCATCCTGGGCGCGACGATCATGCCCCATAACCTCTATCTCCATACCGCCCTGGTGCAGGCGCGGCCCGCCGCCCCGGCAGAAAAGCCGCGCGCCATTCGCTATGCGACCATCGATTCGACCCTGGCACTCACCGTGGCGCTGTTCGTCAATGGGGCGATTCTGGTCGTCGCTGGAACCGCATTCACGGGGGCGGCGGGCGCGCTGGATTTTCAGATGGCTTACAAACTCCTTGAGCCGGTGGTCGGCGTCGGCCTAGCGGCGGTGGCCTTTGCGGGGGCGCTGCTAGCGTCCGGGCTGAATGCCACCGTGACGGCAACCCTGGCGGGCCAAATCGTGATGGAAGGGTTTCTGGCCCTGAAACTCTCCCCCGCCTTGCGCCGCTTGATCACCCGCAGTTTGGCCCTTGTCCCGGCGGCTTTGGTGGCGGCGGTCTATGGGGAAAGCGCGGCGGAAGGGCTGCTCGTCGCCTCTCAAGTCATCCTCTCGTTGCAACTGCCCTTTGCCGTCGTGCCGCTGCTGCTGATCGCCGGGGACCGCCAGCGGATGGGGGCGCTGGTGGCGCCCCGCTGGCAGCAGATCGGCGGGTGGGGCGCCACCGCCCTGGTCATCGGCCTCAATAGCGTGATGCTGATGAATTTAGTTTAA
- a CDS encoding phage tail sheath family protein produces the protein MTTPGVLITGTDSFPNAVTPVATAVPAFIGYTPRADYQGTSYYNKPVRITSFAEYMALFGLSAPQAQYSPQYYLVEQASVPAAGTSITVNNTVYAILPDPNTIYYLYNAIRLFFLNGGGAAWVVSVGPYGAASGAPVAAPGVQAVNPNVKLSELQAGLALLEAEPEPTLYLCPEATLLSPTDNAALVQAMLTQAERLETAFCLFDVVNGNQPTQQTYSDQITAFRLGTGPFGLKYGACYYPFIGTTVIQAGEITYANLFGGTIAALAPLLDSPANPNPVARKIIDAIENPPANPLTPSQLHSALLSASLTYTEILQQVTATASILPPSAAMAGVYTVNDATRGVWNSPANTSIVGAANLPIQLTDSQQAALNVDAITGKSINVIRQFAGQGILIWGARTLDGNSQDWRYVAVRRTMTFLEQSVKLAAQAYIFAPNDANTWAAVKSMIGSFLTDVWKQGGLQGAKPLEAFSVDIGLGSTMTPRDLMDGYMRVTVAVAVVRPAEFIEITFQQQMAQSG, from the coding sequence ATGACAACGCCCGGCGTCTTGATCACCGGAACCGATAGCTTCCCCAACGCTGTCACGCCGGTTGCCACGGCGGTGCCCGCCTTTATCGGCTATACGCCGCGAGCGGATTATCAGGGGACATCCTATTATAATAAGCCGGTGCGGATTACCTCCTTTGCCGAGTATATGGCGCTCTTTGGCCTTTCGGCGCCGCAAGCACAATACTCGCCGCAATATTATCTAGTAGAGCAAGCGTCTGTTCCCGCCGCGGGGACGAGCATTACGGTCAATAATACCGTCTATGCCATCCTGCCAGACCCCAATACAATTTATTATCTCTATAATGCCATCCGTCTTTTCTTTCTGAATGGGGGCGGTGCGGCCTGGGTGGTTTCGGTCGGCCCGTATGGTGCGGCGAGCGGGGCGCCAGTGGCGGCCCCTGGGGTACAGGCCGTTAATCCCAATGTGAAACTGTCCGAGCTTCAGGCCGGGCTGGCGCTGCTGGAGGCTGAGCCGGAACCGACCCTCTACCTCTGTCCAGAAGCGACCTTGCTGTCCCCCACCGATAACGCGGCCTTGGTTCAGGCGATGCTGACCCAGGCCGAGCGGCTTGAAACCGCCTTCTGTCTCTTCGATGTCGTCAACGGTAACCAGCCGACGCAGCAAACCTATTCCGACCAGATTACCGCCTTTCGCCTCGGTACCGGTCCCTTTGGGCTGAAGTATGGGGCGTGTTACTACCCGTTTATCGGCACCACGGTCATCCAGGCGGGGGAGATTACCTATGCTAATCTCTTTGGTGGCACTATCGCGGCGCTCGCGCCCCTGCTGGATTCGCCCGCAAATCCCAATCCTGTCGCGCGGAAGATTATCGACGCGATCGAAAACCCCCCGGCCAATCCGCTCACGCCCAGCCAACTGCATTCAGCGCTGCTCTCGGCCAGCCTGACCTATACCGAGATCCTTCAACAGGTGACGGCAACCGCCAGTATTCTGCCTCCCAGCGCGGCGATGGCGGGCGTTTATACGGTTAACGATGCGACCCGTGGCGTCTGGAATAGCCCGGCCAATACCAGCATTGTCGGGGCTGCCAACCTTCCCATTCAGTTGACGGATAGCCAGCAGGCCGCCCTGAATGTCGATGCGATCACGGGTAAGTCGATCAATGTGATTCGCCAATTTGCCGGTCAGGGGATTTTAATCTGGGGGGCGCGCACCCTAGATGGGAATAGCCAGGATTGGCGCTATGTCGCCGTCCGTCGCACGATGACCTTCCTGGAGCAGTCGGTAAAATTAGCGGCCCAGGCCTATATTTTTGCGCCCAACGACGCCAATACCTGGGCTGCCGTCAAAAGCATGATCGGCAGTTTCCTAACAGACGTTTGGAAGCAGGGCGGGCTGCAAGGGGCGAAGCCGTTGGAAGCTTTCTCGGTAGATATCGGCTTGGGGAGCACGATGACACCGCGCGATCTGATGGATGGTTATATGCGCGTGACGGTCGCGGTCGCAGTGGTGCGCCCGGCCGAATTTATCGAGATCACCTTTCAGCAGCAGATGGCGCAATCCGGGTAA